One Ananas comosus cultivar F153 linkage group 1, ASM154086v1, whole genome shotgun sequence DNA window includes the following coding sequences:
- the LOC109728161 gene encoding uncharacterized protein LOC109728161 isoform X1 → MAALMASAPAAAAALHLAPPNPNHRGDDDPFVPTMADIMASSRSQGLHIELRTAGPFFRVHAVTSSPSSSSSSSSAAAAAEEVGRAEGVIRPWIGGDVLHLDSMRMSRATLGMDRSIFGLGLFLGAVAVRHGFDRGCARAELLAINDSPLYHSKLVRFYTRMGFSIVHEVDGSSIRDLAHMLVWGGRGTRMDADIEQLLIRWGKRFKPKS, encoded by the exons ATGGCGGCGCTCATGgcctccgcccccgccgccgcagcGGCGTTGCACCTCGCCCCTCCGAACCCTAACCATCGAGGAGACGACGACCCCTTCGTCCCCACCATGGCCGACATCATGGCCTCGTCCCGGTCCCAGGGCCTCCACATCGAGCTCCGCACCGCGGGCCCCTTCTTCCGCGTCCACGCCGTGACCtcctcgccgtcgtcgtcgtcgtcgtcgtcgtcggcggcggcggcggcggaggaggtggggaGGGCGGAGGGCGTGATTCGGCCGTGGATCGGGGGCGACGTGCTCCACCTCGACTCGATGCGGATGAGCCGAGCGACACTGGGGATGGACCGGTCCATCTTCGGCTTAGGGCTCTTCCTCGGCGCCGTCGCGGTTCGCCACGGCTTCGACCGGGGCTGCGCCCGCGCCGAGCTCCTCGCCATTAACGACTCCCCTCTTTACCACTCCAAG CTTGTTCGATTCTACACAAGGATGGGTTTCAGCATCGTGCACGAGGTGGATGGATCGTCGATCCGAGACCTGGCACACATGTTGGTGTGGGGAGGTAGAGGGACCAGAATGGATGCGGACATCGAGCAGCTACTTATTAGATGGGGCAAAAGGTTTAAACCCAAAAGCTGA
- the LOC109728161 gene encoding uncharacterized protein LOC109728161 isoform X2: MAALMASAPAAAAALHLAPPNPNHRGDDDPFVPTMADIMASSRSQGLHIELRTAGPFFRVHAVTSSPSSSSSSSSAAAAAEEVGRAEGVIRPWIGGDVLHLDSMRMSRATLGMDRSIFGLGLFLGAVAVRHGFDRGCARAELLAINDSPLYHSKCANLDFLV; encoded by the exons ATGGCGGCGCTCATGgcctccgcccccgccgccgcagcGGCGTTGCACCTCGCCCCTCCGAACCCTAACCATCGAGGAGACGACGACCCCTTCGTCCCCACCATGGCCGACATCATGGCCTCGTCCCGGTCCCAGGGCCTCCACATCGAGCTCCGCACCGCGGGCCCCTTCTTCCGCGTCCACGCCGTGACCtcctcgccgtcgtcgtcgtcgtcgtcgtcgtcggcggcggcggcggcggaggaggtggggaGGGCGGAGGGCGTGATTCGGCCGTGGATCGGGGGCGACGTGCTCCACCTCGACTCGATGCGGATGAGCCGAGCGACACTGGGGATGGACCGGTCCATCTTCGGCTTAGGGCTCTTCCTCGGCGCCGTCGCGGTTCGCCACGGCTTCGACCGGGGCTGCGCCCGCGCCGAGCTCCTCGCCATTAACGACTCCCCTCTTTACCACTCCAAG TGCGCGAACCTTGATTTCTTGGTGTAA
- the LOC109716144 gene encoding F-box/kelch-repeat protein At5g43190: protein MVRVVGEEEEMEASIWGRLPDELLERVLALLPLRALISLRRTCRRFRSLLLTPAFLSLLPNHARPRRACQSSSSSFSSSPRSSPPLAPLRPLLRSWARPLPSLLSYFSSERRASSRSCSSSIHATLHTNQPLPAGGGRSEQWTIAGATLSPAASRRPTATSACPAQDPARWSSSTTSEATPAGLFPSASSASSSRRPATARRGALLPRGTLFRHHGALPLVPSTWALQGTWFPPRRLSPLPPAPRGLAFALVGRQARAGAGGAGERLFLVGGVGRDGITRSVCVWELLPLGGGGGGWRWAEAGRLPEMMCRKLVGVCYHNYAHVYCAWHGGGAAGAGGAAVCVCCATWPEVLAFRVGRATWHWLPRCPLLRDKWSCGFRWFSFAPDLYALV from the exons ATGGTGAGAGTGgtgggagaagaagaggagatggAGGCGTCGATATGGGGGCGGCTCCCCGACGAGCTCCTGGAGCGGGTGCTGGCGCTGCTCCCCCTGCGCGCGCTCATCTCCCTCCGCCGCACCTGCAGGCGCTTCCGATCCCTCCTCCTCACCCCGgccttcctctccctcctccccaaCCACGCACGTCCTCGTCGTGCTTGtcagtcgtcgtcgtcgtcgttctCCTCCTCGCCCCGCAGTTCCCCACCGCTTGCCCCTCTACGACCCCTCCTTCGATCATGGGCGCGCCCTctcccctccctcctctcctaTTTTTCCTCCGAGCGCCGCGCCTCCTCT CGCTCCTGCTCCTCCTCGATCCACGCGACTCTCCACACCAACCAGCCCCTCCCGGCCGGCGGCGGACGAAGCGAACAATGGACGATCGCCGGCGCCACCCTTTCTCCCGCCGCGTCCCGCCGCCCGACGGCTACAAGCGCTTGTCCCGCCCAGGACCCCGCCCGGTGGTCTTCCTCTACGACTTCCGAGGCGACTCCTGCGGGCCTGTTCCCGAGCGCTTCGAGCGCCTCCTCGTCCCGTCGGCCGGCCACCGCACGACGAGGCGCGCTATTACCGCGCGGCACCCTCTTTCGCCACCACGGAGCCCTGCCGTTAGTTCCTTCGACCTGGGCGCTCCAAGGCACCTGGTTCCCCCCCCGGCGCCTTTCGCCGCTCCCCCCCGCTCCCCGCGGCCTCGCCTTCGCGCTCGTCGGCCGGCAGGCGCGCGCGGGCGCCGGCGGCGCCGGCGAGCGGCTCTTCCTGGTGGGCGGCGTGGGGCGGGACGGGATCACGCGGAGCGTGTGCGTGTGGGAGCTCCTCCccctgggcggcggcggcggcgggtggCGGTGGGCGGAGGCGGGGCGGCTGCCGGAGATGATGTGTCGGAAGCTGGTGGGCGTGTGCTACCACAACTACGCGCACGTGTACTGCGCGTGGCACGGGGGCGGCGCCGCGGGAGCGGGTGGGGCGGCGGTGTGCGTCTGCTGCGCCACGTGGCCCGAGGTGCTCGCCTTCCGCGTCGGCCGCGCCACCTGGCACTGGCTCCCGCGCTGCCCGCTCCTCCGCGACAAGTGGAGCTGCGGCTTCCGCTGGTTCTCCTTCGCCCCCGACCTCTACGCCCTCGTTTAA